The following nucleotide sequence is from Gordonia humi.
TGGCCTGACGGTCGACAAGATCGCCAACCGGGCACAAGTCGGGAAACCCACGATCTACCGACGATGGTCCACCAAATCCGAGCTCGTGGCGTACGCCTTCGGGAACCTCGCCGACCCCCTACCCTCCGGGCCACAGGCAAGCCTGAGGGATATCCTCATCACCGCACTGACCGAGTTCCACGCACGACTGACAGACACCCGACACGGACGTGCATGGCGAAAAATACTCGGCTCCCAAGGGGAATATGCCGACGCCATGTCCATCTACCGCGACAAGTACCTCAACCCTCGCCGGGCGGCTCTCGCCGCAGCCCTGCAAACACACATCGACAACGGCACGATACGAAACGACGTCGACGCCGAGACACTGATTCGAGTCATCAGCAATACGATGCTGGGCGGGATCATCACCCCGGACGAACCCGCCACCACAACAAGCCCGGAACTCATCGTTGACTTGTTCCTCAACGGCCTCCTCACAGGCGCAGCGCACAACCCGCCGAGCCCGCCACCGCGTTAACCCGCCCCGGGCCCATGCTGCAAGAAGAAGCCGCAGACGAAACGGCCGGGCTCAGGTGTCCGGCGATGGTGCCGGGATCGTGTCCCACGCCGGCCTGATGCTGGTCACCCGGACTGCCGAGCTCGTCGGGCTTCCCGAACTCCTGCGTGAGGCGCTCGCGCCGTGGCGCAAAGACCACGCCACCCATGATCCGGGCAAAATCATCTCGGACCTGGCGATCTCTCTGGTCGCTGGTGGCGACTGCCCGGCCGACCTGGCCGTGGTGCGCGGCAGCGATACGGTGTTTGGGTCGGTCGCCTCGGACCCGACCGCGTCTCGCCTGTTCGCCCTGCTGGCCGCTGACGCACCGAAAGTGCTGGCAGCGATCGACAAGGTACGTGCCGCCACGCGGGAACGGGTGTGGGCGTTAGCGGGCCCGGCGGCCCCGAATCACCAGATCAGCGCCACCAACCCGCTGGTTCTGGACCTGGATGCGACGATCACGATCTCCCACTCCGATGAGAAGGAGAACGCGGCCCCGACATTCAAGAAGACCTTCGGGTTCCACACCTTGGCTTCGTTCATCGACCACGGCCCCGGCGGGACCGGCGAAGCTGCCGTGGCGATGCTGCGGCCGGGAAACGCCGGATCGAACACCGCGGCCGATCACATCACCGTCATCCGGGACGCTCTGGGCCAGATCCCCGGCCTGCCGTGGCGTGCCGGGAAGAAGATCCTGATCCGCGCCGACACTGCCGGAGGCACCAGAGAAGTCCTGAACTACCTGCACAAACGGGGCTTGTCCTACTCGGTCGGGTTCACCATGACCAACGCCCTGACCGCAGCGGTCGACAAAGTCCGCAAGGCCACCTGGACCCAGGCCTACAACAGCGACGGCCAGCCCCGCGAGGGCGCCCAGGTCGCCGAACTCACCGGGCTGCTTTCGCTGTCGGGCTATCCGAAAGATATGCGGGTCATTGTGCGCCGTGAACGCATCCACCCCGGAGCTCAGGGCCGGATCACCGACCGCGACGGATGGCGGCTCACCGCATTCGCCACCAACAGCAAGGTCGGGCAGCTGGCCGAGTTGGAGATGCGGCACCGCCGACGCGCCCGCTGTGAGGACCGGATCCGGCAGGCCAAAGACGCCGGCCTGCGGAACTTCCCGTTCAAAGAATACGACAAGAACAAGATCTGGCTCGCCCTCATACAGCTCGCCGCGGACCTGACCGCGTGGACCCAAATGCTCGCCCTGACCAGCAGCGACGCCCGCACTTGTGAACTCAAACGCTTGCGGCTACGACTCTGGGCGATCGCCGCCCGCTCAGCCCGCCACGCCCGCACCCAGCACCTGCGCTACGACCGCGCCAGCCGGTGGACCCCCGTCCTGCTCGCCGGACTCCACCGCCTCGACACCTACCGATCCTCCGCCTGACCCCCAGCAACCACGTCCTGACCAGCCGACCTGAGGAACACCCCGCCGGAACCGTGAAAACCGGCCACCACCAGCGACAACGGTCACCTCGTCATACCCCGAACATAGAATCCGGGCCAGCCCAACCAATCCGAACCCTTCAGGCCGGGATCAGCACCTCATGAAATATCGAGGCTCGCATACGCTCAGGCCACGAACCGGCTACCGCCGGTACTCACCCTCACACGAATAGGCGGGACTACACCGCCCATTCCCTGACCGCCGAATTGTCACAAGCGGCTGCCGGTTACTGTCAAACTGCTCCGAGAAACAATCACCACGCGGTCGCTTCGCTCCCTTATTTCGCGGCAATTCTTTCTCTCCACTCATTTGACAGTAACCGCCACCCGTGACGGCGGCATATATCAGGAAAAGGGCACGCATAACGGGCCTAGAATATCGGTTTACCTATTGCCTATACCCCCCTATTCGAATACAATAGAGGACACGGATAGAAATGCTCGACTCTCACTGACAGGATACGAAACAATGAGCGCACAGACACCCGCAATCACCGTCTACACCAAGCCCGCATGCGTCCAGTGCAACGCCACCTATAAAGCACTCGACAAAGCCGGAATCGACTACACCGTTATCGACATCACCACCGACGAGAATGCCCGCGACTACGTGATGGGGCTGGGGTACCTGCAAGCCCCTGTCGTTGTCGTCGACGAGACCACCCACTGGTCCGGGTTCCGCCCCGAGCAGATCCGAGCACTCGCCACCGCCGCCATCGCCTGAACCGCATGGCCGGGCACCCGATCACCGAGGAGAACACCATGAGCGCACTCACCGCCCCACCAGCGGCCATCGCTGGGCATGAACCCCTCGCTGAAACAGTGCACCCCGATATGGGGTCGATCGCGGGATTCCCCGACACCGACACCGACACCGCTTACGAACAACGCCGGCAACTCGAAACCGACCTCCTCGTAGCCCTGTCGTGGGCGCCCGCAGACATGGTGGCCGCCATCGTGCACGCCCTGCTCGGCGACCTCGCGCACCGCGTCGCGACCGCCGGCAACCCGCCCGACCGCATCCCGGCCACACACCCCCTGTTCTGCGACCACGCCGCAGCGACCGTGTTCGCCGCCATCGTCGAACTCGTCGACACCGGACGACCCGTCACCCCAGCCACCATCACCGCTCACCTCGGGCAGGATGGCCACACACGTGCGGTTCGTCATCTGCTTCTTGAGCTGACCTCGCCGTCCGGGCGGCCGCCGCTACCCGGGAGCCCCGAAGCACCGCACCTGGCGATCGACCTCGTCGACAAGTGGTACCGGGCAGGATTCATCGCCTTCATCGACCGCCTCGCCCACGCCGCACGCGAGGCCCGCGACAACCACGAGCTCGCCGCCCACCGCGACCACCTCATCGCCATCAGTCACACCGCCGACCACCGACGCCGCACCACCACCGACGATCTCGCCGCCCTGTAAACCACGACCACGGAGAAAAGGGAACCGTCATGTACCGCCGTCCACACCTGGCCCACCTGAACACCCACCGCGACGGGCTACGCGTCCCGCTGCTGTTCGCCGACAGCCACACCGCACCCGACCGGTCCCCCGCCATCACCCTCGACACCGACCGGCACGGACAGCTGATCACCACCAGCCACCCCTACCGCGACGACCGGACGATCCTGCGAGTACTCCTCGACGGCGCGCCCTGCTGGATTAGTGATCGGTGGATCGCACACCGATCCTGCCAAGAGTGCATCGACGTGTGGCAGCAACTCGGCACCGAGTACTACAACGCCGCCATCGACGCCAGTCTGTACCTGGCCACGCACCTCGACGTCGGCCACTACCGCGGCGAGACCCTCGTGCTGCACCCGGCCGATGAACTCTCCGACAAGCTAGATCAGGCCGTCTGATGGACATTCCCGCCCAGCAACGTCAGGACGAGGACGATGCCGCGCGCCTGCGCCACGAGGGACGGTCCTGGTCCCTCGTGGCCCAAGAACTCGGCGTCACCATCGATA
It contains:
- a CDS encoding TetR/AcrR family transcriptional regulator, whose amino-acid sequence is MSLPASRSRPAASARGQRAEKAIVDAVLDLLDQDDASGLTVDKIANRAQVGKPTIYRRWSTKSELVAYAFGNLADPLPSGPQASLRDILITALTEFHARLTDTRHGRAWRKILGSQGEYADAMSIYRDKYLNPRRAALAAALQTHIDNGTIRNDVDAETLIRVISNTMLGGIITPDEPATTTSPELIVDLFLNGLLTGAAHNPPSPPPR
- the nrdH gene encoding glutaredoxin-like protein NrdH, yielding MSAQTPAITVYTKPACVQCNATYKALDKAGIDYTVIDITTDENARDYVMGLGYLQAPVVVVDETTHWSGFRPEQIRALATAAIA